The following proteins are co-located in the Nitrospira sp. genome:
- a CDS encoding HEAT repeat domain-containing protein, producing MADEAPVKLIQIGPKGGEKKDGFNLVTERVVAVNPEAKQIEVELLAYDGKTVVLDVAEEALEDLKKLKVGDGATIRVVEEGGKRVAKSFRIRAKDPNAAKADAMLLDLKDPHWLNRKYAAEVLGELKDQRAVMPLVNALTDEVGDVRQRAYDSLIKLGGVSVSSLVPLLVSEEDEIRQSATEIIRKIGKPAVEPLATALTDADDRLKTRIMKVLDRMGYKPKTKPEAAVELPRLT from the coding sequence ATGGCAGATGAAGCTCCAGTGAAATTGATTCAGATCGGTCCGAAGGGCGGCGAGAAAAAAGACGGATTCAATCTCGTGACCGAGCGGGTCGTCGCAGTCAATCCAGAAGCGAAGCAGATCGAAGTCGAGCTGCTGGCCTATGACGGCAAGACCGTCGTGCTGGACGTCGCCGAGGAAGCGCTTGAGGACCTCAAGAAGCTCAAGGTCGGGGACGGCGCGACGATTCGTGTGGTCGAAGAAGGCGGGAAGCGGGTCGCCAAGAGCTTCCGGATTCGCGCGAAAGACCCGAATGCGGCGAAAGCCGACGCGATGCTGCTGGATCTCAAGGACCCGCATTGGCTGAACCGGAAATACGCGGCGGAAGTGCTGGGTGAACTCAAGGATCAGCGGGCGGTCATGCCGCTCGTGAATGCCCTCACCGATGAAGTCGGCGATGTCCGGCAGCGGGCCTATGATTCGTTGATCAAGCTGGGCGGAGTGTCCGTGTCATCGCTGGTGCCGTTGCTGGTCTCGGAAGAGGATGAAATCAGGCAGTCGGCCACGGAGATTATCCGGAAAATCGGCAAGCCCGCCGTGGAGCCCTTGGCGACGGCGTTGACCGATGCCGATGACCGCTTGAAGACCAGGATCATGAAGGTGCTGGACCGGATGGGCTACAAGCCGAAGACGAAGCCGGAGGCTGCGGTCGAGCTGCCCAGGCTGACATAG
- a CDS encoding UDP-glucose/GDP-mannose dehydrogenase family protein — MHISVIGTGYVGLVTGACFAEFGVHVTCMDTDAKRIAQLEKGDVPFFEPGITELVAKGIKENRLTFTTDIARAVDKALVIFIAVGTPPKSDGSADLSYVEEVGRGIAKHMTGYKVIVTKSTVPVGTGEKLREVIKAHQSDRFRFDIVSNPEFLREGSAIEDFMRPNRVVIGADSEQAVAIMKDLYRPLYLIETPFVTTDVPTAEMIKYASNAFLAVKISFINEMATVCERVGANVQMVAKGMGLDHRIGSKFLHAGPGFGGSCFPKDLAALVQTGERVGYPFQIAGAAAKVNYEQHLRMVTKIREACGGLQGKTLGVLGLSFKPNTNDMREAPSLTILNALMKEGAAVRGYDPVAMEEAAKLISGMIPCQDMYDVADQADGLIIMTEWNQFRNLDFERLKQTMRQPLLLDLRNVYDSEKVTGYGFRHVSVGRPTQEPRSA; from the coding sequence ATGCACATCAGCGTCATCGGAACCGGCTATGTCGGGCTTGTTACAGGAGCCTGCTTCGCGGAATTCGGCGTCCACGTCACCTGCATGGACACCGACGCCAAACGAATTGCGCAGCTTGAAAAAGGCGACGTCCCGTTCTTCGAACCAGGCATCACCGAGCTGGTCGCCAAGGGAATCAAGGAAAACCGTCTCACCTTCACCACGGACATTGCGCGGGCCGTCGACAAAGCGCTGGTCATCTTTATCGCCGTCGGGACGCCCCCCAAATCGGACGGATCTGCGGATTTGTCCTACGTCGAAGAAGTGGGCCGGGGTATCGCCAAGCACATGACCGGCTATAAAGTGATCGTCACCAAATCGACGGTGCCGGTCGGGACCGGCGAGAAGCTCCGCGAGGTCATCAAGGCGCATCAATCGGACCGGTTCCGATTCGATATCGTGTCGAATCCTGAATTTCTCCGCGAGGGATCGGCGATCGAAGACTTCATGCGGCCCAATCGGGTGGTCATCGGCGCGGACAGCGAGCAGGCCGTCGCCATCATGAAAGACCTGTATCGGCCCCTCTATCTCATCGAAACGCCGTTCGTCACCACCGACGTGCCGACGGCGGAAATGATCAAATACGCCTCGAACGCCTTCCTGGCCGTCAAGATTTCGTTCATCAATGAGATGGCCACTGTCTGCGAACGGGTGGGAGCCAACGTGCAAATGGTGGCCAAAGGCATGGGGCTCGACCATCGGATCGGCAGCAAATTTCTCCACGCGGGTCCAGGGTTCGGCGGTTCCTGCTTCCCGAAAGATCTCGCAGCGCTGGTCCAGACGGGAGAACGAGTGGGCTATCCATTCCAGATCGCGGGAGCCGCAGCCAAGGTGAACTATGAACAGCATCTGCGCATGGTGACGAAGATTCGCGAGGCCTGTGGCGGTCTGCAAGGCAAAACGCTGGGCGTGCTGGGCCTCTCGTTTAAGCCCAATACCAACGACATGCGGGAAGCCCCATCGTTGACGATCCTGAATGCCTTGATGAAGGAAGGGGCCGCAGTGCGAGGATACGACCCCGTGGCCATGGAGGAAGCGGCCAAGCTGATTTCTGGGATGATTCCCTGCCAGGACATGTATGACGTGGCCGACCAGGCGGACGGGCTCATCATCATGACCGAATGGAATCAGTTCAGGAACCTGGACTTCGAGCGATTGAAGCAGACCATGCGGCAGCCGCTCTTGCTCGATCTGCGGAACGTCTACGACTCCGAGAAGGTCACCGGCTACGGCTTCCGCCACGTCTCCGTCGGCCGGCCGACCCAAGAGCCCCGCTCGGCGTAA
- a CDS encoding CBS domain-containing protein, with product MTGSSGIQRPLAVMMQPVVHTIRPEALVVEAAQQMRQGKVGALLVRDGRRDLGIVSETDLARKVLAESLDPAQTTVRSVMSAPLVTIDIAASPHEASDLMAEAGIRHLVVVEGGEVVGMLSVRDLLRYFKNWGSQL from the coding sequence ATGACGGGGTCGAGCGGAATCCAGCGGCCGCTGGCGGTGATGATGCAGCCGGTCGTCCATACGATCCGTCCGGAGGCCTTGGTGGTTGAGGCCGCCCAACAGATGCGTCAGGGGAAGGTTGGCGCGCTCCTGGTTCGGGACGGCCGGCGCGATCTGGGGATCGTCAGTGAAACGGATCTTGCGAGAAAGGTGCTCGCTGAATCACTGGACCCGGCGCAGACGACGGTTCGTTCGGTTATGAGCGCTCCGTTGGTGACGATTGACATTGCGGCGTCTCCTCACGAGGCCAGCGACTTGATGGCTGAAGCCGGGATCCGGCATCTTGTGGTTGTTGAGGGCGGAGAGGTCGTGGGCATGTTGTCGGTAAGAGATCTGTTGCGCTATTTCAAAAATTGGGGGAGCCAGTTGTGA